A single Plasmodium yoelii strain 17X genome assembly, chromosome: 10 DNA region contains:
- a CDS encoding PIR protein: MDNQICLRFDKLRNYLPDDLNISKSSDIHTLGSAKKYCPIADSENKCETNADKINAGFLWLFEQNIINRITAFKGSNDKKHKSFIIYIMIWLSYMLSLKKVNNINNLNDFYGVHIKDNTHYNTCIKKEQDCSNSLKDSTGYMNFKEFIEANKCLMDIKFEDVSNLYDAFKLLCKMYTGLSANTKTDKRYLDNANEFVKKYDELNKNLNITKDSPYYQVLSTLSDDYNNFKIYCKSNKNDCSDIQSLSPIKVKENSVQSSERTSLQNYEATSPSLPITNKLIPVLSIIAAIPIFVGIAYKYSLFGFRKRVQKQHLREKIKNIKKKTDH, from the exons atggatAACCAAAta tgttTGAGGTTTGATAAACTGAGAAACTATTTACCCGATGACTTAAACATCTCTAAAAGTAGTGATATTCATACATTAGGGAGTGCTAAGAAGTATTGTCCTATTGCAGATTCAGAAAATAAATGTGAAACTAATGccgataaaataaatgctgGATTTCTATGGTTGTTCGagcaaaatattattaataggATTACTGCTTTTAAGGGTTCTAAtgataaaaaacataaatcgtttattatatacattatgatatggttaagttatatgttaagtCTAAAGAAAGTCAATAACATCAACAACctaaatgatttttatgGAGTGCATATAAAGGATAATACGCATTATAATActtgtataaaaaaagaacaaGATTGTAGTAATTCATTAAAAGACAGTACGGGATATATGAATTTTAAGGAGTTCATAGAAGCAAACAAATGTTTGATGGATATTAAATTTGAAGATGTGTCTAATTtgtatgatgcatttaaactATTATGTAAAATGTATACTGGACTTAGTGCAAACACAAAAACAGATAAGAGATATTTAGACAATGCTAatgaatttgttaaaaaatatgatgaactTAACAAAAATCTTAATATTACTAAAGATAGTCCCTATTATCAAgtattgtctacattatcagatgattataataattttaaaatttattgtaaaagtaataaaaatgattgtAGCGATATTCAATCCCTTTCACCAATAAAAGTAAAAGAAAATAGTGTACAAAGTTCTGAACGAACTTCTTTACAAAATTATGAAGCTACATCACCAAGTTTGCCGAtaacaaacaaattaattccagttttatcgataatTGCTGCAATACCAATTTTCGTGGGAAttgcttataag tattcgttatttggatttcggaaaagagttcaaaaacaacatttaagagaaaaaataaaaaatataaagaagaaaactgatcattaa